In Candidatus Poribacteria bacterium, a single genomic region encodes these proteins:
- the gyrA gene encoding DNA gyrase subunit A translates to MENIQERNIENELTTSYLTYAMSVNTNRAIPDVRDGLKPSTRRIIYAMGEINLTSNRPYDKCAAVVGEVMKNFHPHGDGPIYGTLVGLAQPFSIRYPLIDGQGNFGSIDDDPPGAMRYTECRLAPIASEMLTDIEKQVVDFQPNYKESLEEPTVLPGLLPNLLVNGTTGIGVGYLTRIPPHNLGEVVDALLCKLADPDADAETLMEHIIGPDFPTAGTIVGTSGIKQMYTTGRGSVTVRAKAFIERISTSGKGTGREQIVITEIPYQVKKNQLLERMYNLVVSKTITGISDIRDESDKEIRIVIPLKRGEIAQVILNQLYKHTQMQTNFSANLLCLVEGLPKVLTLEEILNYYLEHRREVVRRRTQFDLARAERRSHILEGYLLALQNLEDIIELVQTAASPQAAEQELRDTYQLSEQQAREILTMTLRQLTGLERQRIHDEYTELLDRIAELRAILASETLVTDIIRTELETLKEKYGDERRTEITGEVKEFEVEDLIADEEMVVTLSHAGYMKRLPMDTYRKQHRGGVGIKGATTKDGDFLEHIFVATAHQNILFFTDLGKCYTLKVHQIPEARRQSAGRAVVNLLRLAQGENITAYVPVPPKAKVADTNGDGTTEDTFVFMATHRGIVKKTALASFENTLSSGIIAVKLDDGDKLIGAQVTDGTSDIVLVTHKGVAIRFSEEDVRPLGRNTRGVRGIELGDDDFTAQMVIVKSEPPEEARPKRSRALKEDLLIVTENGYGKRTAVAAYRVQKRGGKGIIAIGKSTRNGAVVAAMRVAKTDELVLISSNGYVTRTAVSDIRRIGRNTQGVRIMALQNEETLVDAAKIELSSSLLNGGSNSEE, encoded by the coding sequence ATGGAAAACATCCAAGAACGCAACATAGAGAATGAACTGACAACATCGTATCTCACCTATGCGATGAGTGTCAATACGAACCGTGCAATACCCGATGTCCGTGACGGTCTGAAACCGAGTACACGTCGCATTATCTATGCTATGGGTGAGATAAATCTCACCTCAAATCGTCCGTACGACAAATGTGCTGCTGTCGTCGGTGAGGTAATGAAAAATTTTCATCCACACGGTGATGGTCCCATTTATGGCACACTTGTCGGGTTAGCACAACCCTTTAGTATACGCTATCCGCTCATAGACGGACAAGGGAACTTCGGTAGTATTGATGACGATCCACCCGGAGCGATGCGGTATACGGAATGTCGACTCGCCCCTATTGCTTCGGAGATGCTTACTGACATCGAGAAGCAGGTGGTCGATTTCCAACCCAACTACAAGGAGTCCCTTGAAGAACCGACAGTCCTCCCAGGGCTTCTTCCGAACTTACTTGTTAATGGAACAACAGGTATTGGCGTGGGTTATTTAACGCGCATACCGCCGCATAACCTTGGTGAAGTTGTCGACGCGCTTCTCTGCAAACTTGCCGATCCAGACGCTGACGCTGAAACACTCATGGAGCATATCATCGGTCCCGACTTTCCAACTGCTGGAACCATTGTCGGCACAAGTGGGATCAAACAGATGTACACAACTGGCAGAGGCAGCGTCACTGTTCGGGCTAAAGCGTTCATAGAAAGAATTTCTACATCGGGTAAAGGGACCGGCCGAGAACAGATCGTCATAACCGAAATTCCGTATCAAGTAAAGAAAAATCAGCTGCTCGAGCGGATGTACAATTTAGTGGTCAGTAAAACAATTACTGGCATCTCTGATATTCGGGACGAATCGGACAAAGAAATCCGCATCGTTATCCCACTCAAGCGCGGGGAAATCGCACAGGTTATCCTTAATCAGTTGTATAAGCACACGCAGATGCAGACAAACTTCAGTGCTAACTTGCTCTGCCTTGTTGAGGGACTTCCGAAGGTCTTGACGCTCGAAGAGATTCTCAACTATTATCTTGAGCATCGGCGCGAGGTGGTTCGCCGCCGCACACAATTTGACCTTGCGCGTGCCGAGCGTAGAAGCCACATTCTTGAAGGGTACCTGCTTGCGCTACAAAATCTTGAAGATATTATAGAACTCGTTCAGACGGCAGCGTCGCCGCAAGCAGCCGAGCAGGAATTGCGGGATACCTATCAACTCAGTGAGCAGCAGGCACGAGAAATTCTCACCATGACGCTCCGACAGTTGACAGGACTTGAACGTCAGCGGATTCACGATGAATATACTGAATTGCTCGACCGCATCGCGGAACTTCGGGCGATCCTTGCCAGTGAAACACTCGTAACGGATATTATCCGAACGGAACTCGAAACCCTTAAAGAAAAATACGGCGATGAGCGACGCACTGAAATTACGGGTGAGGTTAAAGAATTTGAAGTTGAAGACCTCATTGCTGATGAAGAGATGGTCGTTACACTGTCGCATGCCGGTTACATGAAACGGCTGCCTATGGATACCTACCGGAAGCAACACCGGGGTGGCGTTGGGATTAAGGGGGCTACAACCAAAGATGGAGATTTTCTCGAGCATATTTTCGTTGCGACTGCGCACCAGAATATCCTCTTTTTCACAGATTTGGGTAAGTGTTATACGCTAAAAGTTCACCAAATTCCCGAAGCGCGCAGACAGTCAGCCGGTCGTGCAGTCGTTAACCTACTGCGCTTAGCACAAGGTGAAAACATCACCGCATACGTCCCAGTTCCACCTAAAGCTAAAGTTGCTGATACGAATGGAGACGGGACCACGGAGGACACTTTTGTCTTTATGGCGACGCACCGAGGTATCGTCAAAAAGACGGCACTCGCCAGTTTTGAGAACACTTTGTCAAGCGGCATCATCGCCGTTAAACTTGATGACGGGGACAAACTTATTGGTGCGCAAGTGACGGACGGTACGTCCGATATTGTCCTTGTTACGCATAAAGGTGTCGCTATTCGATTCAGTGAGGAAGACGTTAGACCGCTTGGACGCAACACACGCGGTGTCCGCGGCATAGAACTCGGGGACGATGATTTCACCGCGCAAATGGTTATTGTTAAGAGTGAGCCTCCTGAAGAGGCGCGACCGAAACGAAGCCGTGCTCTCAAAGAGGACTTGCTGATTGTTACTGAAAATGGATACGGCAAACGCACGGCTGTTGCTGCTTACCGTGTCCAAAAACGGGGTGGTAAAGGCATCATTGCCATTGGAAAATCAACCCGAAATGGAGCGGTTGTTGCTGCAATGCGCGTCGCTAAGACCGATGAGCTCGTCCTCATTAGTTCAAACGGGTACGTGACCCGAACGGCAGTTTCAGATATTCGACGCATCGGGCGGAATACGCAAGGGGTCCGTATTATGGCACTACAAAACGAGGAAACACTTGTTGATGCCGCCAAAATTGAACTCTCCTCCTCTCTACTTAACGGAGGATCTAATTCGGAGGAATAG
- the gyrB gene encoding DNA topoisomerase (ATP-hydrolyzing) subunit B: protein MPKQERTYTASDIQILEGLEAVRKRPSMYIGSTGPAGLHHLVTELVDNCIDELGAGYGTQIEVTIHSDGSVTVADDGRGIPVDTHSATGLSALEVVMTTLHAGGKFDGREQVGYQTAGGLHGVGASCVNALSEWLHVQVQQNGGIYEQRYARGIPKTKVKKTGSSKKTGTRTTFMPDAEIFDTLDFSYEILRDRLRELAFLNKGVRIQFLDERAAETSEPVTFQYEGGIASFVTYQNQNKEVLHPKPIYIEGIQEETKVEIAFQFNNTYTENISSYANNIRTSEGGFHESGFKSAITRAFKTYATDNDLLRNVKINLTGEDIREGMTAIVSVKVPEPQFEGQTKSKLGNTEVEGIVQSFVRTQLKTILEESPRVSKLIVQKAIQAAQAREAARSAREVIRRKSVLDSASMPGKLADCSESDPTRTELFLVEGDSAGGTAKQGRDRQNQAVLPLKGKGINVDKARLDKILKNAQVIDIVTALGTGIGTEEFTLEKLRYSKVIIMADADVDGAHIRTLLLTFFFRQMPEIIASGHLYIAQPPLYLIKKGRSAQYLQDDEAMEDYLLTLVLDTVKITNARRGVPYAASEYKTIAGSIRKVQTILEQLVQSGIAPEELSMYLKTGQATETTETGDLTDNVDQLLTMLESSPMRNASIADNLQVSDTIQSIGAPPVDDTQITFLDAEGEAQSQQDTKATTEQHEAHTTKPMVARRTLYHELQRELENLAAFDIKDTDFLPEKETDEAKSKKLFSIQSEDSDIYHAGDVFSLMQYLFEIEHRGLTITRFKGLAEMNAEQLRETTMSQDERVLLRVTLDDAVEADRVFTLLMGDTVEPRRAFIERFGTHVSLDLYGA from the coding sequence ATGCCAAAACAAGAACGAACATATACAGCCAGTGACATACAAATTCTTGAAGGTCTTGAAGCCGTCAGGAAACGTCCAAGCATGTACATTGGTAGCACAGGTCCAGCGGGACTGCACCATCTCGTCACGGAATTAGTGGATAACTGTATAGACGAACTCGGTGCCGGCTATGGTACGCAAATTGAAGTTACAATCCACAGTGATGGTAGTGTCACCGTCGCTGACGATGGTCGCGGTATCCCCGTTGATACGCATTCGGCAACAGGTCTTTCCGCGCTTGAAGTTGTCATGACCACCTTACACGCTGGCGGTAAGTTCGATGGTCGTGAACAGGTAGGTTACCAAACTGCCGGGGGGTTACACGGTGTCGGTGCTTCCTGTGTCAACGCCCTTTCTGAATGGCTTCACGTCCAGGTCCAACAAAATGGAGGCATCTACGAACAACGATATGCACGCGGCATCCCAAAGACCAAGGTAAAAAAGACCGGTTCGAGTAAAAAAACCGGGACTCGGACGACATTCATGCCGGATGCCGAAATATTTGATACGCTCGATTTTTCTTATGAGATTCTCCGCGATAGATTAAGAGAACTCGCATTTCTCAACAAAGGGGTCCGCATCCAATTTTTGGATGAGCGTGCCGCAGAGACTTCGGAACCGGTTACTTTTCAATATGAGGGTGGCATCGCTTCTTTTGTCACCTACCAAAACCAGAATAAAGAGGTACTGCATCCGAAGCCTATTTACATAGAAGGTATTCAAGAAGAAACCAAAGTCGAAATCGCTTTTCAGTTCAATAACACGTACACGGAAAATATTAGTTCCTACGCCAATAACATCCGAACTTCGGAAGGCGGTTTTCACGAAAGCGGTTTTAAGAGTGCTATCACCCGTGCCTTCAAAACTTATGCGACTGACAACGACCTCCTCCGAAACGTTAAGATAAATCTCACCGGTGAAGACATCCGTGAGGGGATGACCGCGATCGTCAGTGTGAAAGTGCCGGAACCACAATTTGAAGGGCAAACGAAATCCAAACTTGGAAACACAGAGGTTGAAGGCATCGTCCAAAGTTTTGTCAGAACCCAACTCAAAACGATTTTAGAAGAAAGTCCGCGCGTTTCCAAACTGATCGTCCAGAAAGCGATCCAAGCCGCACAAGCACGAGAAGCTGCACGCAGTGCACGCGAAGTTATCCGTCGTAAAAGTGTTCTCGACTCCGCATCAATGCCGGGTAAACTCGCTGATTGCTCTGAAAGCGATCCGACCCGAACCGAACTGTTCCTTGTAGAGGGAGATTCCGCCGGTGGAACTGCTAAACAGGGTCGTGACCGGCAAAATCAAGCGGTACTACCATTAAAAGGCAAAGGCATCAACGTTGACAAAGCAAGGCTTGATAAAATACTCAAGAACGCCCAAGTCATTGATATTGTAACTGCCTTGGGAACAGGAATTGGCACCGAAGAATTTACGCTTGAGAAACTTCGGTATTCCAAAGTTATTATCATGGCAGATGCCGATGTTGACGGTGCACACATCCGAACGCTACTTTTAACCTTTTTCTTTCGTCAAATGCCTGAAATCATCGCCTCTGGGCATCTGTACATCGCTCAACCGCCACTTTATCTGATAAAGAAGGGCAGGAGTGCCCAATATCTACAGGACGATGAAGCGATGGAAGACTATCTGTTGACTCTGGTTTTGGACACTGTCAAGATAACAAACGCCCGACGGGGGGTCCCTTACGCAGCGTCAGAATATAAAACAATCGCCGGTTCTATCCGCAAGGTTCAAACTATCCTTGAACAACTCGTCCAAAGCGGCATTGCGCCTGAAGAATTATCCATGTATCTGAAAACAGGTCAAGCCACCGAGACTACGGAGACAGGAGACCTTACAGATAATGTAGATCAACTCTTAACGATGCTTGAGTCTTCTCCGATGCGTAACGCCAGCATAGCGGATAACCTGCAAGTTTCTGACACAATACAATCAATCGGTGCACCGCCTGTAGATGATACGCAAATCACATTTCTGGATGCAGAGGGAGAGGCACAAAGCCAGCAAGATACTAAGGCAACAACCGAGCAACACGAAGCGCACACCACAAAGCCGATGGTTGCCCGTCGGACCTTGTATCACGAGCTACAGCGCGAATTAGAAAATCTCGCTGCGTTTGACATCAAAGACACGGATTTCCTGCCAGAAAAAGAGACGGATGAAGCCAAAAGCAAGAAACTGTTCAGCATTCAGTCTGAAGACAGCGACATTTATCATGCTGGGGATGTTTTTTCATTGATGCAATATCTTTTTGAGATAGAGCATCGCGGATTGACGATTACACGCTTCAAAGGATTGGCGGAAATGAACGCCGAGCAGTTGCGTGAAACCACTATGAGCCAAGATGAACGCGTGCTTTTAAGAGTCACACTTGACGATGCTGTTGAAGCTGACCGCGTCTTCACACTTCTGATGGGTGATACCGTTGAACCGAGGCGTGCATTCATAGAACGCTTCGGCACCCATGTGAGTCTCGATCTGTACGGTGCTTAG